A single window of Spirochaetota bacterium DNA harbors:
- a CDS encoding J domain-containing protein, with the protein MKTKTHYQVLNVRATASQSEIRSAFQRLALTHHPDVSKHPNAVDIFRDVLEAYNTLSREHTRFAYDIALDRIPSYSFENAHTRRDGIGNKLKTMFSFMK; encoded by the coding sequence ATGAAAACCAAGACACATTATCAGGTATTGAACGTACGGGCAACGGCAAGCCAGAGCGAGATACGCTCCGCGTTCCAGCGGCTGGCGCTGACGCATCACCCCGACGTATCGAAACACCCCAACGCCGTCGATATATTCCGCGACGTGCTCGAAGCGTACAATACGCTCTCACGGGAACATACGCGTTTCGCCTACGATATCGCCCTTGACAGGATACCGTCATATTCGTTCGAGAACGCCCATACCAGACGCGACGGCATCGGCAACAAGCTTAAGACGATGTTCTCGTTCATGAAATAA
- a CDS encoding LacI family DNA-binding transcriptional regulator — MDNTTKQNTIIDIARDTGLSVATVSRALNSNPNVTEATKRRVLASARKLNYSPNENAKTLARGLSDTIGLLLPDNSKVNHLFFSAINAEILRRKMDVLTFNANNSVVLEETLIKEFINRRVGGIIVLPIPGDYSFIGEAMRRPVPLVVIGRFVPDYPVSHILLDFRKGICEAVDHLVVSRQKKRIVQLALKDVYEGIERRKAFEFALKANGIEFDQKPLYLVEDTCESGYEAMKRICDSGMQLDAVICSSDYTAAGAIRALIDRGKKVPDDIAVVGFHNTDISEYYTPRISTVGFDINEFARAAVDNIIAHMRGTPEPKNIGISTAFIQKETT; from the coding sequence ATGGACAATACGACAAAACAGAACACGATAATCGATATCGCGCGCGATACCGGGCTTTCCGTAGCGACCGTGTCACGGGCGTTGAATTCAAATCCCAACGTTACCGAGGCGACGAAGCGTCGTGTGCTCGCGAGCGCCCGAAAGCTCAATTACTCGCCCAATGAGAACGCAAAAACACTTGCCCGGGGCTTAAGCGATACGATAGGGCTCTTGCTCCCCGATAATTCAAAAGTGAACCATTTGTTCTTCAGTGCGATCAATGCCGAGATACTGCGTCGTAAGATGGATGTGCTGACGTTCAACGCGAACAACAGCGTCGTTCTCGAGGAAACGCTCATCAAGGAATTCATCAATCGGAGGGTCGGCGGCATCATCGTATTGCCGATACCGGGGGATTATTCCTTCATCGGCGAAGCGATGCGGCGGCCCGTGCCGCTCGTGGTCATCGGCCGTTTTGTGCCGGACTATCCGGTAAGCCATATCCTCCTCGATTTCAGGAAAGGCATATGCGAGGCGGTCGATCATCTCGTCGTAAGCAGGCAGAAGAAGCGCATCGTGCAGCTCGCATTGAAGGATGTGTATGAGGGCATCGAGCGTCGCAAGGCGTTCGAATTCGCGCTCAAGGCGAACGGCATCGAATTCGATCAGAAGCCGCTGTATCTGGTGGAGGACACCTGCGAGAGCGGCTATGAGGCCATGAAGCGCATCTGCGACAGCGGCATGCAGCTGGACGCGGTGATATGCAGCTCGGATTACACCGCCGCCGGGGCGATACGCGCGCTCATCGATCGGGGCAAGAAGGTGCCGGATGATATCGCCGTGGTCGGCTTCCATAATACCGATATCTCCGAATATTATACGCCGCGGATAAGCACCGTCGGGTTCGATATAAACGAATTCGCCCGTGCCGCCGTTGACAATATCATCGCGCACATGCGGGGCACGCCGGAGCCGAAGAACATCGGCATCAGCACCGCGTTCATCCAGAAGGAAACGACATAG
- a CDS encoding AAA family ATPase, with translation MVPIFIAATGQNVGKTTASVGILNFFKKRGFRTGFIKPVGQKYITVDDVMVDDDSVFMRDIFGLTDDLKSMSPVAIPRGFTTDYIQNREKYAHLTDDIEKAFARVSKDKDVVIVEGTGHSGVGSIFNLSNATVAKMLNARPIIVSEGGIGSAIDEIVLNAALLENEGMKTLGVIVNKVHEDKYDKIKEIVSDDLRHKGFAPLGFIPYRTFLTYPHLANIKEKTKAEVLCNGEHMNDYVETIVIAAMEPQNTIAYLANRSLVITPGDRNDNILVAMSSHLMGQEDDMHVAGILLTGGFMPHQSIISLLKKTNIPVLITKSDTYTVASQVYSLTVKTQPSDGAKIEIIKDVFDKYIDTEALMKSIGL, from the coding sequence ATGGTACCGATATTCATCGCAGCGACGGGGCAGAACGTCGGGAAGACGACGGCGAGCGTGGGGATCTTGAACTTCTTCAAGAAGCGGGGTTTCAGGACGGGTTTCATCAAGCCGGTCGGCCAGAAGTATATCACGGTTGACGATGTCATGGTCGACGACGATTCGGTGTTCATGCGCGACATTTTCGGGCTTACGGACGATCTCAAATCGATGAGCCCGGTCGCCATCCCGCGCGGGTTCACCACCGATTACATACAGAACCGCGAGAAGTATGCGCATCTCACCGACGATATCGAAAAGGCGTTCGCCCGAGTCTCGAAGGACAAGGATGTCGTCATCGTCGAGGGTACGGGGCATTCCGGCGTCGGATCGATATTCAATCTTTCAAATGCCACAGTCGCAAAAATGCTCAATGCCCGCCCCATAATCGTCTCCGAGGGCGGCATCGGCAGCGCTATCGATGAGATCGTGCTCAATGCGGCGCTGCTCGAGAATGAAGGGATGAAGACGCTCGGCGTCATCGTCAATAAAGTGCACGAAGACAAATACGATAAGATAAAAGAGATCGTGTCCGACGACCTTCGGCACAAGGGGTTCGCACCGCTCGGGTTCATCCCGTATCGGACGTTCCTGACCTATCCGCATCTGGCCAACATCAAGGAAAAGACGAAGGCGGAAGTGCTCTGCAACGGCGAGCATATGAACGATTATGTCGAGACCATCGTCATCGCCGCCATGGAGCCGCAGAACACGATAGCGTATCTCGCCAATCGATCGCTCGTGATAACCCCGGGCGACCGCAACGACAACATCCTCGTCGCCATGAGTTCGCATCTCATGGGCCAGGAAGATGACATGCATGTGGCGGGCATACTGCTTACGGGCGGTTTCATGCCGCATCAGAGCATCATTTCGCTCCTCAAGAAAACGAACATCCCGGTGCTCATCACCAAGTCGGATACGTATACGGTGGCTTCCCAGGTGTATTCCCTGACGGTGAAGACGCAGCCGAGCGACGGCGCGAAGATCGAGATCATCAAGGACGTGTTCGATAAGTACATCGATACCGAAGCGCTCATGAAGTCGATAGGACTGTAA